In the genome of Gadus morhua chromosome 14, gadMor3.0, whole genome shotgun sequence, one region contains:
- the golm2 gene encoding protein CASC4 isoform X4, whose protein sequence is MIGFGANRRGGRLPSLFLIALMVIIAILSFNYWTVTSKHVRLLDEVAEVQAQVKRTDAARIRLEKRNTELMAQVDTHKKQIDQKEGDNNVLGSKIQARETLIKKCTDDKMKLHQDFTSQITEITRLKEQLKEINQEFMQQEEQMREVRKNRTTLERRLEYESLQCGRQIKQLTEEFEENRKTLALEVAKLRRSGLDSNKLGVQAQPQAGAEVEAERHTVADLVQGNVILKDEMGKPGSDAGMPGIEDSEVGKIEELQFGVKKAQIAPKQKEAPKEVPAAVAAVPAKVFREQALDQPLLQQDRVGLGGGAGGGGEEEEEEEEEEEVQVQQQQQAAVAAVVVPPGHIKQPVPQAVVDKPVLFDEDNKAAMRADEFGEQNRQLQAPVNVKAESVQMKALPVPPNPAQVPKPLEPHRVKDQVPVQLPPHHQNDEDREMQGGRAGEYGKRRQAADIL, encoded by the exons ATGATTGGGTTTGGTGCAAACCGACGGGGAGGCCGCCTCCCGTCTCTCTTCCTCATTGCCCTGATGGTGATCATCGCCATACTTTCTTTCAACTACTGGACTGTGACCAGCAAGCACGTCCGCCTGCTGGATGAAGTGGCGGAGGTCCAGGCGCAGGTGAAGCGCACCGACGCGGCGCGGATCCGCCTGGAGAAGCGCAATACGGAGCTGATGGCGCAAGTGGACACGCACAAGAAGCAGATCGACCAGAAGGAGGGAGACAATAATGTTCTGGGGAGCAAGATTCAGGCCCGAGAGACTCTCATCAAGAAGTGCACGGATGACAAG ATGAAGCTGCACCAGGATTTTACGAGTCAAATAACAGAGATCACGCGCTTGAAAG AGCAGCTGAAGGAGATCAACCAGGAGTTCatgcagcaggaggagcagatgaGGGAGGTGAGAAAGAACCGCACCACGCTGGAGCGGCGGCTGGAGTACGAGAG TTTGCAGTGCGGCCGTCAGATCAAGCAGCTGACGGAGGAGTTTGAGGAAAACAGGAAGACTCTGGCGCTGGAAGTCGCCAAGCTGAGACGG AGCGGACTGGACAGCAATAAGCTTGGTGTGCAGGCTCAGCCTCAGGCTGGGGCGGAGGTGGAGGCAGAGCGCCACACGGTGGCTGATCTCGTACAGGGCAACGTCATTCTAAAAG ATGAGATGGGCAAGCCAGGCAGCGACGCAGGCATGCCTGGGATAGAGGACAGCGAGGTGGGGAAGATAGAGGAGCTGCAGTTTG GAGTAAAAAAAGCGCAGATTGCTCCGAAGCAGAAGGAGGCTCCCAAAGAGGTCCCagcagcggtggcggcggtcCCAGCCAAGGTCTTCAGAGAGCAGGCCCTGGACCAGCCCCTCCTGCAGCAGGACAGagtggggctgggagggggagcgggaggcggaggggaggaggaggaagaggaggaggaggaggaggaggtgcaggtgcagcagcagcagcaggcggcgGTGGCAGCCGTGGTGGTGCCCCCTGGTCACATTAAGCAGCCGGTACCCCAGGCGGTGGTGGACAAGCCTGTTCTGTTCGACGAGGACAACAAGGCGGCCATGCGGGCCGACGAGTTTGGAGAACAGAACAGACAGCTCCAAG CTCCAGTAAACGTGAAGGCCGAGAGTGTACAGATGAAGGCCCTCCCGGTGCCCCCAAACCCGGCACAGGTGCCCAAGCCATTGGAGCCCCACAGAGTCAAAGACCAGGTCCCGGTGCAGCTGCCGCCTCACCACCAGA